CAGAAAGCCTCTGAATATCAGGCTGATGGTAGGTGGAGGTACATGTACTCATAACTAGGCTATTTCAAGGAGTTATTGTATTCAAATTGAGATTAGGACTAGAAGTATTGTTTTGGTAGTTGGTACCAAGTAGTAAGGTAGTAAAGGCAACATTTGAATGACGTGTTTGATGAGAATATTTTGTTCTACGTGTTTATCTTTATACAGCCGCCCATCTCCAGGATGTTGTTTTACAAGGAGTAGGCCTGTCTGCAGGAAGTTTGTCCAAACCTTCATCTGACTACCTGTCTGCCTTAGTGTCCAGTGCCATGGTGCTTGGAATCAAAGACACTTCTCTCGGAAGGTAAACAGATGTTGAAATAATTCTGCAGTGCTGCCTGTCTGCAAGTCCACATACAcaacaaacctttttttcatAGAGAGTTTACTCGGTGAAAACatggctcctcccaaggtttcttccattttttctcccggtgggagtttttctgggagtttttccttgtcttccttgagggtttaggttggttgaggggcagttctatgggcgcatgtgaagccctctgtgacatgcttgcgtgtaaaaagggctatacaaataaatttgatttgatttgatttgatggcATTGTCTCATAACACATTCTCTGTGAAGCTTTATTCCTGCAATGAATAATTTGACCAACGAGCTCCTGGAAGCTGAGAAGTACGACAGGAAACTTGACCGAGAGCTCAAAGCAGTCAGGAAAAGACTAGCAGACACTTTGGTTCTACGGAAGACTTTACAGGAGTAAGTTCACTTCTGTTAGGATTCATATTGTCATTTACATGGTTGTTTAAAAAATATCATTGTTTTGAAGGTTCATAGTCACTGTAGCTTAATCAGCAAATTGTAGAAGGTACTTTGTCAACGCTGTTGTTCAAATCCATTTCTATCTTACTCCAGGGACCTGGACAAAACAAAGGATGCTCAGGCGATAGAGTCCGccaaggcagaggagaggctgcTGAACATGGATTTTGTCAAAGCAAAATCCAAAGATCTGTCATTCCGGAACAATATGTCCGCGGTTAGTCAATTAAATAATTAACATACTTTAGTCACCTGGGGCTGGTGCAGTGAATAGCCTAACATACAGTATCCCATTTAGCCTAAAACGCCCAAACTGCATTTCAAATTGGAGTATTATACAATATCATAGGTAGGAATAAGCAAAAAAAATGATGTTATAAAACTGTCATTGCCATAGTATGACACTAATGGCCATGTTGCTCCATTACAAC
The Hypomesus transpacificus isolate Combined female chromosome 22, fHypTra1, whole genome shotgun sequence genome window above contains:
- the haus1 gene encoding HAUS augmin-like complex subunit 1 isoform X2, which produces MCEKSKKVSQWLTSVFGDQPVPQYEVNTRTVDILYELAVASEKRCNETALLIEDHKQKASEYQADAAHLQDVVLQGVGLSAGSLSKPSSDYLSALVSSAMVLGIKDTSLGSFIPAMNNLTNELLEAEKYDRKLDRELKAVRKRLADTLVLRKTLQEDLDKTKDAQAIESAKAEERLLNMDFVKAKSKDLSFRNNMSADQLAKRHMENRLSHQSLMELSEEVATLKQEIVPLTKKLEPYRDLSPLSLAQVKIEEAKRELAAIDAELEAKVDFMNASIPKGRPL